A single genomic interval of Mucilaginibacter robiniae harbors:
- a CDS encoding glycoside hydrolase family 35 protein: protein MKISSNKFLSALGGALLLAGTLSSIAQTRHTFALGNSDFMLDGKPLQMISGEMHCARVPREYWRDRMKMAKAMGLNTIGTYVFWNAHEPVKGQYDFTGNNDITAFVKTAQEEGLWVVLRPSPYACAEWEFGGYPWWLLKDSTLKVRSTDPKFLAAYTNYINQLAKQLVPLQVTHGGNILMIQIENEYGSYSDDKKYLDINRQVFRKAGFDGVLFTCDGADQMPKGYLPGYLPAVNGLEDPVKVKELINKYHNGKGPYYIAEWYPGWFDNWGKKHAKVPADQVAQTLDKILAAGISINMYMFHGGTTRGFMNGANMNVNDPYSPQVSSYDYDSPLDEAGNATEKFYKFREIIAKHLPTGQKLPDVPAKKPTINIANIKFDASADIFNNLPKPSVSAKPLCFEDLDQAYGFVLYRTQIKSGGTLKLDGLRDYAIVYLNGKQIATLDRRLKQDSVMLNQVLSNTTLDILVENNGRINYGPFLADNRHGLTKSVTLNNTEVLNWKMYRLPFNDLSGFMFKPGLNTVVHPGLYKGIFTLTNVADTYFDMHAFGKGFVFLNGHNLGKYWQIGPQQTLYVPAGWLKKGKNEVVVFDELKTSHQSLSAINHPILDQNTTN, encoded by the coding sequence GTGAAAATATCGAGCAATAAATTCCTGTCCGCTTTAGGTGGTGCTTTGCTGCTGGCTGGTACTTTATCTTCAATAGCGCAAACCAGGCACACTTTTGCTTTGGGTAATTCCGATTTCATGTTGGATGGTAAGCCATTGCAAATGATATCAGGAGAAATGCATTGCGCCCGTGTTCCGCGTGAGTACTGGCGCGACCGTATGAAAATGGCAAAAGCCATGGGCCTGAATACCATAGGCACCTACGTGTTCTGGAATGCACATGAGCCGGTTAAAGGCCAATATGATTTTACCGGTAACAATGATATTACTGCTTTTGTTAAAACTGCGCAGGAGGAAGGCTTGTGGGTAGTATTACGTCCAAGCCCTTATGCTTGTGCCGAGTGGGAGTTTGGCGGTTACCCATGGTGGCTGTTAAAAGATAGTACATTGAAGGTAAGAAGCACAGATCCGAAGTTCTTGGCGGCTTACACCAACTATATAAACCAACTGGCTAAACAGTTGGTGCCTTTACAGGTAACGCATGGCGGCAACATTTTGATGATACAAATTGAAAATGAGTATGGGTCATACAGTGATGATAAGAAGTATTTAGACATCAACCGTCAGGTATTCCGCAAGGCTGGCTTTGATGGGGTTCTGTTTACATGCGATGGTGCCGACCAAATGCCTAAAGGCTATCTGCCGGGTTATTTGCCGGCTGTAAATGGCTTGGAAGATCCGGTAAAAGTAAAAGAGCTTATTAACAAGTATCATAATGGGAAAGGCCCTTATTACATAGCCGAGTGGTATCCTGGTTGGTTTGATAATTGGGGTAAAAAGCATGCTAAGGTACCTGCTGATCAGGTCGCACAAACATTAGATAAAATTTTAGCAGCTGGTATTTCAATCAACATGTACATGTTTCATGGAGGTACTACCCGCGGGTTTATGAATGGGGCAAACATGAATGTAAACGATCCCTATTCGCCGCAGGTATCTAGCTATGATTACGATTCACCGCTTGATGAAGCCGGCAATGCTACCGAGAAGTTCTACAAATTCAGAGAAATAATCGCTAAACATCTGCCTACAGGACAAAAGCTTCCGGATGTTCCGGCAAAAAAGCCAACCATTAATATCGCAAATATTAAATTTGATGCTAGTGCCGATATTTTTAACAACTTACCTAAGCCGTCAGTTTCTGCCAAACCTTTATGCTTTGAGGATTTAGACCAAGCTTATGGCTTTGTGCTATATCGGACACAAATAAAGAGTGGCGGTACTCTAAAATTAGACGGGCTAAGAGATTATGCGATTGTATACCTGAATGGGAAACAAATAGCTACACTCGACCGCCGTTTGAAGCAGGATTCAGTTATGCTGAATCAGGTACTTTCCAATACCACGTTGGATATTCTGGTTGAGAATAACGGACGTATAAATTACGGTCCCTTTCTGGCCGACAATCGTCATGGTCTTACTAAAAGCGTAACCCTGAACAATACCGAAGTGCTGAACTGGAAAATGTACCGTTTGCCTTTTAATGATTTAAGTGGCTTTATGTTTAAACCAGGGTTGAACACTGTTGTACATCCGGGTTTGTACAAAGGTATTTTTACTTTAACTAACGTTGCTGATACTTATTTTGACATGCATGCTTTTGGAAAAGGTTTTGTTTTTCTGAATGGTCATAACCTGGGTAAGTACTGGCAAATAGGGCCGCAGCAAACTTTGTATGTACCTGCTGGCTGGCTCAAAAAAGGGAAAAATGAAGTGGTGGTTTTTGATGAATTAAAAACTTCGCATCAAAGTCTTTCCGCTATCAATCACCCTATCCTGGATCAAAATACTACTAATTAA
- a CDS encoding family 20 glycosylhydrolase: MKKNISRKIALLGSLLMLADAGASFAQDISSRFPLVPYPQKLTVGQGLFVINNQTSIVTPASKKYQQEAGLLNELLHNKLAVRHNGKALPKNSIQFVEDNSITAEEGYHLQITSQHIIIGAKDGAGMIHAVETIRQLLPVGIENKQQALPSQLSLPALNIEDAPVYAWRGMHLDVSRHFFSIAYLKKFIDLLALYKFNKFHLHLTDDQGWRIEIKKYPKLTEEGAWRTFNNQDSVCMKKAADNPDFVIDPQHIIHKDGKTLYGGYYTQAQMKDVVAYAATRHIDIIPEIDMPGHMMAAINSYPFLTCNGENSWGKLFTKPICPCNESTYEFAQNVFDEIMDIFRSKYIHIGGDEVERSDWAKSEACKAFMQREGIKDLPALQSYFINRMEKYFNSKGRKLIGWDEVLEGGISHTALIMYWRTWVPKAPVEAAKNGNQVIMSPGNPLYFDNAPDHNSIDNVYHYNPVPKGLTQAEANGIIGAQANLWTEYVPTENRADYLYMPRMTALAENLWTRNHKYNSYLVRLRAQYARLNNLHVNYRLPDFDGLVEQSVFTNQAVLNLKKPLPNTTIHYTTNGNVPNKNSPELTAPLVISKSSYIRLAAFKPNGVAGDVYNLHYTQQNLAEPVKADVKAGLLCSYYPGEYKSSKLMASVQPKETFVVDSVVVPKAVTAPGFGLRYQGYLDVPQDGIYSFYLTCDDGGILKVAGRITVDNDGWHAPVEKSGQVALKKGLQPIELNFVEGGGGYTLKLKYSINGSQPMSVPADWLKH, encoded by the coding sequence ATGAAAAAGAATATAAGCCGGAAAATAGCACTACTAGGTTCCTTATTAATGTTAGCGGATGCTGGTGCATCATTTGCACAAGATATTTCCTCACGCTTTCCGCTGGTGCCATACCCGCAAAAGTTAACAGTGGGCCAGGGGCTGTTTGTAATTAATAACCAAACATCTATTGTAACACCAGCCAGTAAGAAATATCAGCAAGAAGCTGGTTTGCTGAATGAGTTGTTGCATAATAAGCTAGCGGTTAGGCATAATGGTAAAGCTTTGCCTAAAAACAGCATCCAGTTTGTAGAAGACAACTCGATTACTGCCGAAGAAGGTTATCATCTGCAAATTACATCACAGCACATAATTATCGGGGCTAAAGATGGCGCGGGTATGATTCATGCTGTAGAAACCATCCGTCAGTTACTGCCTGTTGGTATTGAAAACAAACAACAGGCATTGCCGAGTCAACTATCATTACCAGCACTTAACATTGAAGATGCCCCGGTTTATGCCTGGCGGGGTATGCATCTGGATGTATCGCGCCACTTTTTTTCAATAGCCTATTTGAAAAAGTTTATTGACCTGTTAGCCCTGTATAAATTCAATAAGTTTCACCTGCATTTAACTGATGATCAAGGCTGGCGTATTGAAATTAAAAAATATCCCAAACTAACCGAAGAAGGTGCATGGCGAACTTTTAACAACCAGGATTCGGTTTGTATGAAAAAAGCTGCCGACAATCCTGACTTTGTTATCGATCCGCAGCATATCATTCATAAAGATGGTAAAACGTTGTACGGCGGTTACTATACACAAGCGCAGATGAAAGATGTGGTAGCTTACGCTGCTACCCGCCACATCGATATCATACCCGAAATTGATATGCCTGGCCACATGATGGCGGCTATTAATTCCTATCCATTTTTAACCTGTAATGGTGAAAACTCATGGGGCAAACTTTTCACAAAACCTATATGCCCTTGTAACGAAAGCACGTATGAGTTTGCTCAGAATGTATTCGACGAGATCATGGACATTTTTCGATCCAAGTACATCCACATTGGCGGTGATGAAGTGGAACGGTCTGACTGGGCCAAATCTGAAGCTTGTAAAGCATTCATGCAACGCGAGGGAATAAAAGATTTGCCGGCTCTGCAAAGCTACTTTATCAACCGTATGGAAAAATACTTCAATTCAAAAGGCCGTAAGCTGATTGGATGGGATGAAGTATTGGAAGGTGGTATCAGTCATACAGCATTGATAATGTACTGGCGTACCTGGGTGCCGAAAGCACCTGTTGAGGCAGCAAAAAACGGTAATCAGGTTATTATGTCGCCGGGTAACCCTTTGTATTTCGACAATGCACCCGATCATAATTCAATAGACAACGTTTACCATTATAACCCTGTTCCTAAAGGGCTTACCCAAGCAGAAGCCAACGGTATTATTGGTGCGCAAGCTAACTTATGGACGGAGTATGTACCTACTGAGAACCGTGCCGATTACCTGTACATGCCTCGCATGACAGCTTTAGCTGAAAATTTGTGGACACGTAATCATAAATATAACTCCTATTTAGTGCGGTTACGTGCACAATATGCACGATTAAATAACTTACACGTAAACTACCGCTTGCCTGATTTTGATGGCTTAGTAGAACAAAGCGTTTTTACTAACCAAGCCGTGCTTAATTTAAAAAAGCCGTTACCTAACACAACTATTCATTACACTACCAATGGTAATGTACCTAATAAAAATTCGCCTGAGTTAACTGCACCTTTGGTTATCTCGAAATCAAGCTATATCAGGTTGGCTGCATTTAAGCCTAATGGCGTTGCTGGTGATGTATATAATCTGCATTATACCCAACAAAACTTAGCTGAACCTGTGAAGGCTGATGTAAAAGCGGGATTGCTGTGCAGCTATTATCCTGGCGAGTACAAAAGTTCAAAACTGATGGCTAGTGTTCAGCCTAAAGAAACCTTTGTGGTAGATAGCGTTGTGGTACCTAAGGCAGTAACTGCGCCAGGCTTTGGTTTACGTTATCAAGGATATTTGGATGTACCTCAGGATGGTATATATAGTTTTTATTTAACCTGTGATGATGGCGGCATACTCAAAGTAGCTGGCCGCATTACGGTAGATAATGACGGTTGGCACGCTCCTGTTGAAAAAAGCGGGCAGGTAGCCCTAAAAAAAGGTTTACAGCCTATTGAGCTCAATTTTGTTGAAGGTGGCGGCGGATATACCTTGAAGTTAAAATACAGTATCAATGGATCGCAGCCCATGAGCGTACCTGCTGACTGGTTAAAACACTAA
- a CDS encoding alpha-L-fucosidase, translated as MRKWIILAALVAKSVWCNAQSAPAPYGALPSKAQLNWHEMEMYCIIHFGVDTYTNKEWGYGDESPDLVNPIKFDAVQIIGAAKAGGFKGVVIVAKHHDGLCLWPTQTTEHNISKSSWKQGKGDMVKEYQLACQKLGMQMGLYCSPWDRNSAYYGQPEYINIYRSQLKELYTRYGKLFISWHDGANGGDGYYGGSKEVRKIDRTTYYGWPVTWAITRQLQPSAVLFGDVGPDVRWVGNEEGHAGETCWATYDPVAPDVGREPSNGYTKYELGIEGTRNGKHWMPAECDVSLRPGWFYHASQNSQVKTPYELLDLYYKSVGRGAGLDLGLSPNQQGLLNPEDVASLRQFGQLLKQTFAVNLASGAKLIASNVRGNNNSQFGAQHLLDADRYSYWATDDQVKTPQIVFNLTSSKTFNVIRLRENIKLGQRIESFAVDAWQNGAWKQIGAATSIGANRLIRLPQNITTAKVRLRITGSPVCIALSDFGLYKEPPHLTAPIISCTRQGIVSITTAAPVTAIHYTLDGSQPTLKSPIYTSPFSLSEGGLIKAIAVDGQQHGEVAAVQLGLSKKAWRVLSDNQTNASSKPENAIDESNTLWSTLQADTTQHFTPAQISIDLGKPETITAFTYLPRQDKSVIGLVDRYAFLISNDGKAWQQVTTGEFSNIKANPIVQTVTLPQHVTARFVQFKALHVIAGNGATAAEIGIITGK; from the coding sequence ATGAGAAAGTGGATTATACTGGCTGCATTAGTTGCAAAAAGCGTATGGTGTAATGCTCAAAGCGCACCTGCGCCTTACGGTGCATTACCATCAAAAGCGCAGCTTAACTGGCACGAAATGGAAATGTACTGCATTATTCATTTCGGGGTAGATACTTATACCAATAAAGAGTGGGGTTATGGTGATGAAAGCCCTGACTTAGTAAATCCAATTAAGTTTGACGCCGTGCAAATAATAGGTGCAGCAAAAGCAGGTGGCTTTAAAGGGGTAGTGATTGTAGCTAAACACCACGATGGTCTTTGTTTATGGCCTACCCAAACTACCGAACATAACATAAGTAAAAGTAGCTGGAAGCAGGGCAAAGGCGATATGGTTAAAGAATACCAACTAGCCTGCCAAAAGCTTGGTATGCAAATGGGCTTGTATTGCTCACCGTGGGATAGGAATAGTGCTTATTATGGACAGCCTGAATACATCAATATTTACCGAAGCCAGCTGAAAGAATTATATACCCGATATGGCAAGCTCTTTATTTCATGGCATGATGGGGCTAATGGCGGAGATGGATATTATGGTGGTAGCAAAGAAGTGCGTAAAATTGACCGGACTACTTATTATGGCTGGCCTGTAACCTGGGCTATTACCCGCCAGTTACAACCTAGTGCAGTATTGTTTGGTGATGTAGGTCCGGATGTACGTTGGGTAGGTAATGAAGAAGGTCATGCCGGCGAAACTTGCTGGGCTACTTATGATCCTGTGGCTCCCGATGTAGGAAGAGAACCATCTAACGGTTACACCAAATATGAACTAGGTATTGAGGGAACTCGAAATGGGAAACATTGGATGCCGGCTGAATGTGATGTTTCATTACGCCCCGGTTGGTTTTATCATGCCAGTCAGAATAGCCAAGTAAAAACCCCTTACGAACTGCTGGATTTATATTACAAGAGTGTCGGGCGTGGTGCTGGTCTGGATTTGGGCTTATCACCAAATCAGCAAGGCTTGTTAAATCCTGAAGATGTAGCTTCGTTACGTCAGTTTGGGCAACTGTTAAAGCAAACCTTTGCTGTTAACCTGGCATCTGGCGCTAAGCTAATTGCCAGCAATGTACGTGGTAACAACAATAGCCAATTTGGTGCACAGCACCTTTTGGATGCTGATAGGTATTCTTATTGGGCCACTGATGATCAAGTAAAAACACCTCAAATTGTATTTAACTTAACCAGCAGCAAAACCTTCAACGTAATTAGGCTGCGTGAAAACATTAAGCTGGGCCAACGCATAGAAAGCTTTGCTGTGGATGCGTGGCAAAACGGAGCTTGGAAACAAATAGGTGCTGCTACCAGCATTGGAGCTAATCGTCTGATCCGTTTGCCTCAAAATATTACCACCGCTAAAGTTCGTTTGCGTATTACAGGCTCTCCGGTTTGTATAGCTTTAAGTGATTTTGGCTTATATAAAGAACCACCACATTTAACAGCGCCTATCATTAGTTGTACCCGGCAAGGTATAGTTAGTATAACTACAGCTGCACCTGTAACGGCTATTCATTATACGTTGGATGGAAGTCAGCCTACACTAAAATCGCCTATTTATACTTCACCTTTCAGTTTGTCCGAAGGTGGTTTAATTAAAGCAATAGCAGTTGATGGGCAACAGCATGGCGAAGTTGCCGCTGTGCAACTGGGCTTAAGTAAAAAGGCTTGGCGTGTTTTATCTGACAATCAAACAAATGCCAGTAGTAAGCCCGAGAATGCTATCGATGAGTCTAATACTTTGTGGAGCACTTTGCAGGCTGATACTACGCAGCATTTTACACCAGCCCAGATCAGTATTGATTTGGGTAAACCGGAAACAATTACAGCTTTTACTTACCTGCCCCGTCAGGATAAATCCGTAATCGGGTTGGTAGATCGTTACGCTTTTCTAATTAGCAATGATGGTAAAGCATGGCAACAGGTTACAACAGGAGAGTTTTCAAATATTAAAGCTAATCCAATTGTGCAAACAGTAACGTTGCCGCAGCACGTTACAGCACGTTTTGTGCAGTTTAAAGCTTTGCATGTGATTGCCGGTAATGGAGCAACAGCCGCTGAGATAGGGATAATTACAGGTAAATAA
- a CDS encoding carbohydrate-binding family 9-like protein: MNFKYSNKYNLVKSSLCTLLLLVGARSSAQQNFKGLDRLFSFPKNYVVKHTNAMLTMDGKLQEDAWQNAPWTTDFVDIEGTQKPLPEFKTQVKMLWNDSTLFIAAKLQEPQVWATQTHHDDIIFKDNDFEIFIDPDNTAHQYFEIEINAINKIFDLFLPKPYRNGGDALIGWNVDHLKTGVAIQGTLNNPADKDEGWTVEMAIPLKELRMGFSFNKPAEGDIWRINFSRVEWHTKVEGTRNVKLKAANGRELPEENWVWSPQGVINMHYPERWGYLQFTRKAEAIFKLPFAEQQKKWLWLVYYRQKAYLQKHNHYAASLAELSINTMPLIGNLKNKLMLEASKQQFMASINANGYPAISINDEGLIEVEKPKP; the protein is encoded by the coding sequence ATGAATTTTAAATATTCGAATAAATACAATCTGGTAAAAAGCAGCTTATGTACGTTGTTGTTATTGGTAGGTGCACGTTCTTCAGCGCAACAGAATTTTAAGGGCCTTGATAGGTTGTTTTCCTTTCCTAAAAACTATGTAGTAAAGCATACAAATGCCATGCTAACGATGGACGGCAAACTACAAGAGGACGCTTGGCAAAACGCACCCTGGACTACGGATTTTGTTGATATAGAAGGTACCCAAAAGCCTCTGCCGGAGTTTAAAACCCAAGTTAAAATGTTATGGAACGATTCAACTCTTTTCATAGCGGCTAAATTGCAGGAACCACAAGTTTGGGCTACTCAAACCCATCACGATGATATTATTTTTAAGGATAATGATTTTGAGATTTTTATAGATCCTGATAACACTGCTCATCAGTATTTTGAAATTGAAATTAATGCTATTAATAAAATATTTGATTTGTTTTTACCTAAGCCTTATCGTAATGGAGGTGATGCCTTAATTGGATGGAATGTGGATCATTTAAAAACTGGTGTAGCCATACAAGGTACGCTTAACAACCCTGCCGATAAGGATGAAGGCTGGACTGTAGAAATGGCTATCCCGCTTAAAGAATTACGCATGGGGTTCTCATTCAATAAACCGGCGGAAGGCGATATCTGGCGTATAAACTTTTCGCGGGTAGAATGGCATACGAAGGTTGAAGGCACTAGGAATGTTAAACTAAAAGCTGCCAACGGGCGTGAGTTGCCAGAAGAAAACTGGGTTTGGTCGCCACAGGGTGTAATTAACATGCACTATCCGGAGCGTTGGGGATACTTGCAATTTACACGTAAAGCAGAGGCTATATTTAAATTGCCTTTTGCCGAGCAACAGAAGAAATGGCTTTGGTTGGTGTATTATCGGCAAAAAGCGTATTTACAAAAGCATAATCATTATGCAGCCAGTTTAGCAGAACTGAGTATTAATACTATGCCCCTGATTGGTAACTTAAAGAATAAGTTAATGCTTGAAGCTTCCAAGCAGCAGTTTATGGCAAGTATAAATGCTAATGGATATCCGGCTATCAGCATTAATGATGAAGGATTAATTGAAGTTGAAAAGCCAAAACCATAA
- a CDS encoding GH92 family glycosyl hydrolase, which yields MKRKMLLLSLAAAFTGFWAGHPAYSQQKQSASLTKYVDPFIGTGFHGHVFVGANVPFGAVQLGPSNISQGWDWCSGYHISDSTIVGFQHTHLSGTGIGDLGDISFMPTTGPIKVFKGTAKDMQSGYVSTFSHQQETARPGYYAVQLNRYHIGVRLTTTQRVGFHEYTFPKSDQAHILIDLEEGLGWDTPVKTAIKQVNDTTVTGFRYSKGWAKDQRIYFTAVFSKPIKTFAVYDSTAAKTGMALEGEKVKGVLSFTTTAGEKVYVKVGISPVSTANAMANIKAELPGWNFNQTVATADAAWNKELQKVQLKTTDEDKKRIFYTAFYHTMIAPSTFNDHNGDYWGTDKKVHSKAGFTNLTTFSLWDTYRAANPLYTVLQPERVNDMISSMLAIYQQQGSLPMWHLMGNETNTMVGYSAVPIVVDAYLKGFKGFDAKLAYEAVKATAMRDEMGTKYVKNLGYIPADSTVESVAMGLEYAIDDWSIAQMAKKMGNMADYQYFSKRGKNYQNYFDKQTHFMRGRVSATEWRTPFSPFVSRHRKDDYTEGNAWQYTWLVPQDVEGLIALQGGEQPFIKKLDSLFIAKGSIGAEGSPDISGLIGQYAHGNEPSHHITYLYAYAGQPWKTAEKVRYILKNFYTSKHDGIIGNEDVGQMSSWYVFSALGFYPVNPANGLYVFGSPLFDEVNLKLPGGKTMHMVAHNNTDQNIYIQRIMLNGKSYTKSYISHADLMQGGELVFEMGSKPNLNWGKTLQDRPYSAKP from the coding sequence ATGAAAAGAAAAATGTTGCTGTTATCACTGGCCGCGGCATTTACAGGTTTTTGGGCGGGCCATCCGGCTTATAGCCAGCAAAAACAATCAGCTAGTCTTACTAAATATGTAGATCCTTTTATTGGAACGGGTTTCCACGGACATGTGTTCGTAGGGGCTAACGTTCCATTTGGTGCTGTACAGTTGGGTCCAAGCAATATATCTCAAGGCTGGGATTGGTGTTCGGGGTACCATATTTCCGATTCTACCATTGTTGGCTTTCAACATACACATTTAAGTGGAACTGGTATTGGCGACTTAGGAGATATCTCCTTTATGCCAACAACCGGACCGATTAAAGTATTCAAAGGTACGGCAAAGGATATGCAAAGTGGTTATGTATCAACCTTTAGTCACCAGCAGGAAACTGCTCGTCCTGGTTATTATGCTGTTCAATTAAACCGATACCATATTGGGGTAAGGTTAACGACCACACAGCGCGTAGGTTTTCATGAATACACTTTTCCAAAATCCGACCAAGCACACATACTGATTGATTTGGAAGAAGGATTAGGTTGGGATACGCCTGTAAAAACGGCTATTAAGCAAGTTAATGATACTACGGTTACCGGCTTTCGTTATTCAAAAGGCTGGGCGAAAGATCAGCGTATATACTTTACAGCAGTATTTTCAAAACCCATCAAAACCTTCGCCGTATATGATAGTACTGCTGCCAAAACAGGCATGGCTTTAGAAGGTGAAAAAGTAAAAGGCGTATTAAGCTTTACTACTACTGCTGGCGAAAAAGTGTATGTTAAAGTAGGTATATCACCGGTAAGTACGGCTAACGCCATGGCAAACATCAAAGCCGAGCTGCCAGGCTGGAACTTTAACCAAACGGTAGCTACGGCTGATGCGGCCTGGAACAAAGAGTTGCAGAAAGTACAACTTAAAACAACTGATGAAGATAAAAAGCGCATCTTCTATACAGCCTTCTATCATACCATGATTGCGCCATCTACTTTTAACGACCACAATGGCGATTACTGGGGAACTGATAAAAAGGTGCATTCAAAAGCTGGTTTTACCAATCTGACCACCTTTTCATTATGGGATACTTATCGTGCTGCTAACCCGTTATATACCGTTTTGCAGCCAGAGCGTGTAAATGATATGATTAGTTCCATGCTGGCCATCTATCAGCAACAGGGCTCATTACCAATGTGGCATTTGATGGGTAATGAAACGAACACTATGGTGGGTTACAGCGCCGTTCCTATTGTGGTTGATGCGTACCTGAAAGGCTTTAAAGGCTTTGATGCTAAGCTGGCTTATGAAGCGGTAAAAGCTACCGCTATGCGTGATGAGATGGGTACTAAGTACGTTAAGAACCTGGGTTATATTCCGGCAGACAGTACCGTTGAGTCGGTAGCGATGGGGTTGGAGTATGCCATTGATGATTGGAGCATAGCTCAAATGGCTAAAAAGATGGGTAACATGGCCGATTATCAATATTTCAGTAAACGTGGTAAAAACTACCAGAACTATTTTGATAAGCAAACCCACTTTATGCGTGGCAGAGTATCAGCTACAGAATGGCGTACACCTTTTAGTCCGTTTGTATCTCGCCATCGTAAAGACGATTATACTGAAGGTAACGCTTGGCAATATACCTGGCTGGTGCCGCAGGATGTGGAAGGCTTGATAGCTTTACAAGGTGGTGAGCAACCCTTCATTAAAAAGCTTGATTCATTGTTTATAGCCAAAGGTAGCATTGGGGCGGAAGGATCGCCTGATATATCAGGTTTAATTGGTCAGTATGCCCACGGAAACGAACCAAGCCACCACATCACTTACCTATATGCTTACGCAGGGCAACCTTGGAAAACAGCCGAAAAAGTAAGATATATCTTGAAAAACTTCTATACCAGTAAGCATGATGGCATAATTGGTAATGAAGATGTTGGACAGATGTCATCTTGGTATGTTTTCTCTGCTTTGGGTTTTTATCCTGTAAACCCAGCCAATGGTTTGTATGTATTTGGTAGCCCTTTGTTTGATGAGGTGAACCTAAAATTGCCAGGCGGCAAAACCATGCACATGGTTGCCCATAACAACACCGACCAGAATATTTATATACAGCGCATTATGCTTAATGGAAAAAGTTATACTAAATCATATATTTCACATGCTGATTTAATGCAGGGAGGCGAACTGGTTTTTGAAATGGGTAGCAAGCCTAATTTAAATTGGGGTAAAACTCTACAAGATCGTCCGTATTCTGCAAAACCATAA